Proteins found in one Oncorhynchus gorbuscha isolate QuinsamMale2020 ecotype Even-year linkage group LG15, OgorEven_v1.0, whole genome shotgun sequence genomic segment:
- the LOC123997455 gene encoding protein FAM163A-like, giving the protein MTAGTVVITGGILATVILLVIIAVLCYCRLQYYCCKKNGSEGDTGSITQPHFACNACSAPGVDGAAVTPLFPEPTAPHASGPPRNYCPTCSPYESPFYIRTTDGMRNGGERITYMPTHYENPALGLDLPSLHGSLLSTGQHRGNPAPDFYTNTRAISTEV; this is encoded by the exons ATGACAGCTGGAACTGTTGTCATAACCGGAGGAATTCTCGCCACGGTGATTCTCTTGGTTATCATAGCAGTGCTCTGTTACTGTAGACtccag TATTACTGCTGTAAGAAGAATGGGTCAGAAGGGGACACCGGCTCCATCACGCAGCCCCATTTTGCCTGCAATGCGTGCAGTGCACCCGGGGTGGATGGGGCGGCCGTCACCCCCCTCTTCCCAGAGCCCACTGCCCCCCACGCCTCAGGGCCTCCCCGCAACTACTGTCCCACCTGCTCGCCCTACGAATCACCCTTCTACATCCGCACCACCGATGGGATGCGCAACGGTGGCGAGCGCATCACCTACATGCCCACTCACTATGAGAACCCAGCGCTGGGTCTCGACCTGCCCTCCCTGCATGGCTCCCTGCTGAGCACCGGCCAGCATCGCGGCAACCCAGCACCGGACTTCTATACCAACACTCGCGCTATAAGTACAGAGGTGTGA